The following proteins are co-located in the Halarcobacter sp. genome:
- the zwf gene encoding glucose-6-phosphate dehydrogenase encodes MSTRNNLCDFVLFGGHGDLAFRKLMPALYHLCKDGYLAEKSRIITVSRASLSNDEHISLVKEKLIEFLPSNSFTQEDFSRFEKKLFYVSVDFSTNEGYKKLQILLDEYDERDRVNYLSTSPKYFAGICQSLSKCNLIKENSRVVLEKPLGKDLKSSQEINQKVLEYFNEDQIYRIDHYLGKDTVQNIMALRFSNRLFVHLWSSNHIDHVQITVAESVGAEGRWGYYNEYGAMRDMIQNHLLQLLCLMAMEPPCSLDANDIRDEKVKVLKTLRPILPAQIASRTVRGQYTAGSSMGESVPGYNDAQEMQSNTETFAAIRVDIDNWRWNGVPFYIRSGKRMQRRNSEVVIQFKTMPHSIFAEDNANSIVDNKLVIKLQPEESIELRLMNKIPGLSETMKLQEVNLELNAPHTDKRKPDAYERLILDVIRANPTLFMRLDEVEAAWRWADPIIESWENNLVPMKKYTAGTDGPTASVQLIAQDGRSWNDE; translated from the coding sequence ATGAGTACAAGAAACAATTTATGCGATTTCGTTCTGTTTGGTGGTCATGGAGACTTGGCATTTAGGAAACTAATGCCTGCTCTTTATCACTTATGTAAAGATGGTTATTTAGCTGAAAAAAGTAGAATAATAACAGTTTCAAGAGCAAGTTTATCAAATGATGAACATATCTCTTTAGTAAAAGAAAAATTGATTGAATTTTTACCTTCTAATAGTTTTACCCAAGAAGATTTTTCTAGATTTGAAAAAAAACTTTTTTATGTTAGTGTTGATTTTTCAACTAATGAAGGGTATAAAAAATTACAAATATTATTAGATGAATATGATGAAAGAGATAGAGTAAATTATCTTTCAACATCTCCTAAATATTTTGCAGGAATTTGTCAATCTTTATCAAAGTGTAATCTTATTAAAGAAAATTCAAGAGTTGTACTTGAAAAGCCTTTAGGTAAAGATTTAAAATCTTCACAAGAGATTAATCAAAAAGTTCTAGAGTATTTTAATGAAGACCAAATATATAGAATCGATCACTATCTAGGAAAAGATACAGTTCAAAATATTATGGCACTTAGATTTTCAAATAGATTATTTGTGCATCTTTGGAGTTCAAACCATATTGATCATGTTCAAATTACTGTTGCTGAAAGTGTAGGAGCAGAGGGAAGATGGGGATATTATAATGAATATGGTGCAATGAGAGATATGATTCAAAATCACCTTCTTCAACTTCTTTGTCTTATGGCTATGGAGCCACCTTGTTCTTTAGATGCAAATGATATTAGAGATGAAAAAGTAAAAGTTTTAAAAACATTAAGACCAATTTTACCTGCACAGATAGCTTCAAGAACAGTAAGAGGTCAATATACAGCAGGTTCTTCTATGGGTGAATCAGTACCTGGATACAATGATGCACAAGAGATGCAAAGTAATACAGAAACATTTGCTGCAATTAGAGTAGATATTGATAATTGGCGATGGAATGGGGTTCCTTTTTATATAAGAAGTGGTAAAAGGATGCAAAGAAGAAATTCTGAGGTTGTAATTCAGTTTAAAACTATGCCTCACTCAATTTTTGCAGAAGACAATGCAAATTCAATTGTTGATAATAAATTAGTTATAAAATTACAACCAGAAGAGAGTATTGAACTTAGACTTATGAATAAAATTCCAGGTTTAAGTGAAACAATGAAGCTACAAGAAGTAAATTTAGAATTAAATGCTCCCCATACAGATAAAAGAAAACCTGATGCCTATGAAAGATTAATTTTAGATGTTATAAGAGCAAATCCGACACTTTTTATGAGATTAGATGAGGTTGAAGCTGCATGGAGATGGGCAGACCCTATAATTGAGAGTTGGGAGAATAATCTTGTACCAATGAAAAAATATACTGCTGGAACTGATGGACCAACAGCTTCTGTTCAGCTTATTGCTCAAGATGGAAGAAGTTGGAACGATGAATAG
- the galU gene encoding UTP--glucose-1-phosphate uridylyltransferase GalU, whose translation MIKKCLFPAAGYGTRFLPATKAMPKEMLPILTKPLIQYGVEEAMEAGCDIMSVITGRGKRAITDHFDISYELEHQIQGSSKEKMLADIRNIIDKCTFTYTRQNEMKGLGDAIYKGKVLVGDNNPFAVILADDLCVNPKGDGILAQMVKLYEKYKCCIVACMEVPKEDVHKYGVIEGKPMEDGVYMVSNMVEKPDNDKAPSNLAVIGRYILTPDIFEVIEKTKPGKNGELQITDSLCDQAKKGMVLAYKFKGQRFDCGSVEGFVEATNYFYNLEKKVEKK comes from the coding sequence ATGATAAAAAAATGTTTATTCCCAGCAGCAGGTTATGGTACAAGATTTTTACCAGCAACGAAAGCAATGCCAAAAGAGATGTTACCAATTTTAACTAAACCATTAATTCAATATGGTGTTGAAGAAGCTATGGAAGCAGGTTGTGATATTATGTCAGTTATTACAGGACGTGGAAAAAGAGCAATTACTGACCATTTTGACATATCATATGAGCTTGAACATCAGATTCAAGGTTCTTCAAAAGAAAAAATGTTAGCTGATATTAGAAATATCATTGATAAATGTACCTTTACTTATACTAGACAAAATGAGATGAAAGGTCTAGGTGATGCAATTTATAAAGGTAAAGTATTGGTTGGGGATAATAATCCTTTTGCTGTAATCTTGGCAGATGACTTGTGTGTAAATCCAAAGGGTGATGGTATTTTAGCCCAAATGGTAAAACTATATGAAAAATATAAATGTTGTATAGTTGCTTGTATGGAAGTTCCAAAAGAGGATGTTCATAAATATGGTGTAATTGAGGGAAAACCTATGGAGGATGGTGTTTATATGGTTTCAAATATGGTTGAAAAACCAGATAATGATAAAGCACCTTCAAACCTAGCTGTAATAGGAAGATATATTTTAACACCAGATATTTTTGAAGTGATAGAAAAAACTAAGCCAGGTAAAAACGGAGAGTTACAAATCACTGATTCTTTATGTGATCAAGCAAAAAAAGGTATGGTTTTAGCATATAAATTCAAAGGTCAAAGATTTGACTGTGGTTCAGTTGAAGGATTTGTTGAAGCTACAAACTATTTTTATAATTTAGAGAAAAAAGTAGAAAAAAAATAA
- a CDS encoding sugar phosphorylase, whose product MKHISDPDHTINKRIHRLYPPEIAERAVNSIIDLIFKYKQRIISKEYHLSEKDIILITYGDQVNRHHEASIQTLKEFMDKHLKGVINSIHILPFYPSSSDDGFSVVSYNAVDPHMGSWREIESISSDYRLMVDGVINHVSQFSDWFKAYLSGDKYFQDYFIEVDPSLDLSEVTRPRATPLLSEFTDDEGRIRHIWTTFSKDQVDLNYKSHRVLRNVLDCLFYYIEKGATLIRLDAIAFIWKELGTPCVHLPQTHELIQLMREVLHEVAPEVIIITETNVPHHENVSYFGSGSDEAQMVYNFALPPLLVHSILNGNTKTLTSWAQTLTLPSDKVCFFNFTASHDGIGLRPIKGILEDEELEYLVGRVKEHGGLVSYRTEPDGSESPYELNCSYIDALTHPDEDDNIRFKRMLVSQATVLVMPGVPGIYFHSLVGSRNYHEGVKHSGINRAINREKYNMDWLENEVTTQGTLAKRMLDSYKRLISIRINEKAFNPFGKFKFLDLDERVFAVDQHCKDDVERILAIHNFSNETVTCIIPDNIEGTLCDILTSNCTISNSKEYKETKEITLEPYQIMWLKGRI is encoded by the coding sequence ATGAAACATATATCGGATCCAGATCATACTATAAATAAGAGGATTCATAGATTATATCCTCCAGAAATTGCAGAAAGAGCAGTTAATAGTATTATTGATTTAATTTTTAAATATAAACAAAGAATTATTTCCAAAGAGTATCACTTAAGTGAAAAAGATATTATTCTTATAACTTATGGGGATCAAGTTAATAGGCACCATGAAGCCTCAATTCAAACGCTAAAAGAGTTTATGGATAAACATTTAAAAGGTGTTATTAACTCAATTCATATCTTGCCTTTTTATCCATCTTCTTCAGATGATGGATTTTCAGTTGTAAGTTATAATGCCGTTGATCCACATATGGGTTCTTGGAGAGAAATAGAGAGTATTTCTAGTGATTATAGACTTATGGTTGATGGAGTTATTAACCATGTATCACAATTTTCTGATTGGTTTAAAGCTTATTTGTCAGGAGATAAATATTTTCAAGATTATTTTATTGAAGTTGATCCTTCTCTTGATTTAAGTGAGGTTACAAGACCTAGAGCAACACCACTATTAAGTGAATTTACTGATGATGAGGGTAGGATTAGACATATCTGGACTACTTTTAGTAAAGACCAAGTTGATTTAAATTATAAGAGTCATAGAGTACTAAGAAATGTACTTGATTGTCTTTTTTATTATATTGAAAAAGGTGCTACACTAATCAGACTTGATGCCATTGCATTTATTTGGAAAGAGTTAGGTACACCATGTGTACATCTTCCTCAAACCCACGAACTTATTCAACTAATGAGAGAGGTTTTACACGAAGTTGCCCCTGAAGTAATTATTATTACTGAAACTAATGTTCCTCATCATGAAAATGTTTCATATTTTGGTAGTGGATCTGATGAAGCTCAAATGGTTTATAACTTTGCTTTACCTCCATTATTAGTTCATTCTATATTAAATGGAAATACAAAAACATTAACTTCATGGGCACAAACTTTAACTCTTCCTAGTGATAAGGTGTGTTTCTTTAATTTTACAGCAAGTCATGATGGAATTGGATTGCGACCAATAAAAGGGATTTTAGAAGATGAAGAACTTGAATATTTAGTTGGAAGAGTAAAAGAGCATGGGGGATTGGTTTCATATCGAACTGAACCTGATGGAAGTGAATCACCATATGAATTAAATTGTAGCTATATTGATGCTTTAACCCATCCAGATGAAGATGATAATATTAGATTTAAACGAATGTTAGTTTCTCAAGCAACTGTATTGGTTATGCCTGGTGTTCCAGGAATATATTTTCATTCTCTTGTTGGTTCAAGAAATTACCATGAGGGGGTAAAACACTCAGGTATTAATAGAGCAATAAATAGAGAAAAATACAATATGGATTGGTTAGAAAATGAGGTAACAACTCAAGGAACACTAGCAAAAAGAATGTTAGATTCTTACAAAAGATTAATATCTATAAGAATAAATGAAAAAGCATTTAATCCTTTTGGTAAATTTAAGTTTTTAGATTTAGATGAAAGAGTTTTTGCTGTTGACCAACATTGTAAAGATGATGTTGAAAGAATTTTAGCAATACATAATTTCTCAAATGAAACAGTTACTTGCATAATACCTGATAATATTGAAGGGACATTATGTGATATATTAACTTCAAACTGTACTATTTCAAATAGTAAAGAATATAAAGAAACAAAAGAGATTACACTTGAGCCATATCAAATAATGTGGCTTAAAGGTAGAATTTAA
- a CDS encoding glycosyl transferase, which translates to MSDFFQNGVITTLQNVGNRSLEDMERELEEFSERRKMVLLLPALYSEFETPAMHKIIEELKEVKYLYKIILGLDKATKEQFEEVKGLMSVLSCKVDVLWNDGPRIKELYKDMTIEGFPGLDTPGKGRNVWTMMGYGLADKDAYAFALHDCDIVNYSREIPARLFYPIVHPALDFEFNKGYYSRVTNKLHGRATRLLYTPLINSLVKVYGANRYLEYMESFRYALSGEFSFIRSLGRGIGISPTWGLEVSTLSEVYKNTSNRRICQTQILESYEHKHQELGSQETGGGIYKMANDIAKTLFRVLAQEGVVFSQSSFKTLLATYFQESRFEISKYNALSKLNGLEYNREKEIKAVEAFQVAIKEAAQEFYDDPMGIPSLSSWTTVRSVMSDFSYKFNEYVRKDNE; encoded by the coding sequence ATGTCAGATTTTTTTCAGAATGGAGTTATAACAACACTTCAAAATGTTGGTAATAGAAGCTTAGAGGATATGGAAAGAGAACTTGAAGAGTTTAGCGAAAGAAGAAAAATGGTACTTCTTTTACCTGCGTTATATTCAGAATTTGAAACTCCTGCAATGCATAAAATAATAGAAGAATTAAAAGAGGTAAAGTATCTTTATAAAATTATTTTGGGATTAGATAAAGCTACAAAAGAACAATTTGAAGAGGTTAAAGGGCTTATGTCTGTGCTTTCATGCAAAGTTGATGTTTTGTGGAATGATGGTCCAAGGATAAAAGAACTTTATAAAGATATGACAATTGAAGGGTTCCCTGGACTTGATACTCCAGGAAAAGGAAGAAATGTATGGACAATGATGGGGTATGGTTTAGCAGATAAAGATGCTTATGCTTTTGCCTTACACGATTGTGATATTGTAAATTACAGTAGAGAGATACCTGCAAGATTATTTTATCCAATTGTTCACCCTGCATTAGATTTTGAATTTAATAAAGGTTATTATTCAAGAGTAACCAATAAGCTTCATGGTAGAGCAACTAGATTACTTTATACACCTCTTATTAACTCTTTAGTAAAAGTGTATGGTGCAAATAGATACTTAGAATATATGGAAAGTTTCAGATATGCCTTATCTGGAGAGTTTTCTTTTATAAGATCTCTTGGTAGAGGTATTGGTATCTCTCCAACTTGGGGACTTGAAGTATCAACTTTAAGTGAAGTTTATAAAAATACTTCAAATAGAAGAATTTGTCAAACTCAAATTTTAGAATCTTATGAGCATAAACATCAAGAGTTGGGAAGTCAAGAAACAGGTGGTGGAATATATAAAATGGCAAATGATATTGCAAAAACTTTATTTAGAGTTTTAGCCCAAGAGGGTGTTGTATTTTCTCAAAGCTCTTTTAAAACTTTACTTGCCACTTATTTCCAAGAATCAAGATTTGAAATATCAAAATATAATGCACTTAGTAAACTAAATGGATTAGAGTATAACAGGGAAAAAGAGATAAAAGCAGTTGAAGCTTTCCAAGTTGCTATAAAGGAAGCTGCACAAGAGTTTTATGACGACCCAATGGGAATTCCTTCATTATCATCTTGGACAACTGTTAGATCTGTTATGTCTGATTTTTCATATAAGTTTAATGAGTATGTTAGAAAGGATAATGAATAA
- a CDS encoding DUF4147 domain-containing protein: MYKKELEKIYYKALKKVQADSIIKDNLSLKKDLLKIVDESIDLNKIDNLYIFGVGKAAYAMAKECEKIIGEKIKDGVVISTTKGKLKYLKHFTSTHPEVTKKSEKAAKLLFEKSSKLKKNDYFIFLLSGGASAMIEKPIDGLSLGDFIKASSALLTSGIDIKALNTIRKSISQIKGGKLANNFKAKGKVLVLSDVIGDDLNIIGSAPMNNGKFKHHLVGNNKIALNEAKKYCKKSFEKVDIVTTTLAKDSEEACLYISKQIEVYDKKYKSFVLLFGGETTTTVKSKSGYGGRNQELALRLLINESINKNISILSAGSDGVDGRSDATGAFIDFELYKKVKKLNLNPKEFLDNSDSNTFFKKVGYDFVTGITGTNVMDFIIVLKKGEE, translated from the coding sequence ATGTATAAAAAAGAATTAGAAAAAATATATTATAAAGCTTTAAAAAAAGTGCAGGCAGATTCTATTATTAAAGATAATCTCTCTTTAAAAAAAGATTTATTAAAGATAGTAGATGAAAGTATTGATTTAAATAAAATAGATAATTTATATATCTTTGGCGTTGGAAAAGCTGCATATGCTATGGCTAAAGAGTGTGAAAAAATTATTGGAGAAAAAATTAAAGATGGTGTAGTTATCTCTACAACTAAAGGTAAATTAAAATATCTAAAACATTTTACTTCAACACACCCTGAAGTAACAAAAAAAAGTGAAAAAGCAGCTAAACTTTTATTTGAAAAAAGTTCTAAACTAAAGAAAAATGATTATTTTATATTTTTATTATCTGGTGGTGCATCAGCTATGATTGAAAAACCAATTGATGGGCTATCTTTAGGTGATTTTATAAAAGCATCTTCTGCTTTATTAACCTCAGGTATTGATATTAAAGCATTAAATACTATAAGAAAATCAATCTCTCAAATAAAAGGTGGAAAGTTAGCAAATAACTTTAAAGCAAAAGGGAAAGTATTAGTTTTAAGTGATGTAATTGGGGATGATTTAAATATTATAGGTTCTGCACCCATGAATAATGGAAAATTTAAACATCATTTAGTAGGAAACAATAAAATAGCTCTGAATGAAGCAAAAAAATATTGCAAAAAATCATTTGAAAAAGTTGATATTGTTACTACAACTTTGGCAAAAGATTCAGAAGAAGCATGCTTATATATAAGTAAACAAATTGAAGTGTATGATAAAAAATACAAAAGTTTTGTACTTTTATTTGGGGGAGAAACTACAACTACTGTAAAATCAAAAAGTGGTTATGGGGGAAGAAATCAAGAGCTTGCATTAAGACTTTTGATAAATGAAAGTATAAATAAAAATATTTCCATCTTAAGTGCTGGGAGTGATGGTGTTGATGGACGTTCTGATGCAACTGGAGCATTTATAGATTTCGAACTTTATAAAAAAGTTAAAAAATTGAATTTAAATCCAAAAGAGTTCTTAGACAATAGTGATAGTAATACTTTTTTTAAAAAGGTAGGATATGATTTTGTTACGGGGATAACAGGAACAAATGTAATGGATTTTATTATAGTATTAAAAAAAGGAGAAGAGTAA
- a CDS encoding HAD-IIB family hydrolase: MKTVIFTDLDGTFLNHDDYSFADAKESLELLKSKKIPIVFTTSKTRVEVEKLQEKVEINEPFIIENGAAIFFPKNYQNFNLSFLDELDNYYLYQLGLSYNKILEFYNKYKKEFGMFGFSDMSVEEVINYTGLDRQSAILSKKRDFTEPFLIKDDFSIEKLQNLASNYDIKITKGGRFYHLIGKYQDKGLAVKKAIEIFENLYNVKIDSIGLGDGPNDIAMFENVKKAVIIKNHKNDYVEYFGNNQQKSSYQGSKGWNEMVLKNV, from the coding sequence ATGAAAACAGTAATATTTACAGATTTGGATGGAACTTTTTTAAATCATGATGATTATTCTTTTGCTGATGCAAAAGAATCCCTTGAGCTTTTAAAAAGTAAAAAAATTCCTATCGTTTTTACAACAAGTAAAACAAGAGTAGAAGTTGAAAAACTTCAAGAAAAAGTCGAAATTAACGAGCCTTTTATTATAGAAAATGGTGCAGCAATATTTTTTCCAAAAAACTATCAAAATTTTAATTTATCTTTTTTAGATGAACTAGATAATTATTATCTATATCAGTTAGGATTAAGTTATAACAAAATTTTAGAGTTTTATAATAAATATAAAAAAGAATTTGGAATGTTTGGCTTTAGTGATATGAGTGTAGAAGAGGTTATAAATTATACAGGATTGGATAGGCAGAGTGCAATTTTGTCTAAAAAAAGAGATTTTACAGAACCTTTTTTAATAAAAGATGATTTTTCAATAGAAAAATTACAAAATTTAGCTTCAAATTATGATATTAAAATAACTAAAGGTGGACGTTTTTATCATCTAATTGGAAAATATCAAGATAAAGGTTTAGCTGTAAAAAAAGCAATAGAAATTTTTGAAAACTTATATAATGTAAAAATTGATTCAATTGGATTAGGTGATGGGCCTAATGATATTGCAATGTTTGAAAATGTAAAAAAAGCAGTTATAATAAAAAATCATAAAAATGATTATGTAGAATATTTTGGGAATAATCAGCAAAAATCAAGCTATCAAGGTTCGAAAGGCTGGAATGAGATGGTACTAAAAAATGTATAA
- a CDS encoding EAL domain-containing protein gives MKESYNKYKNQIDVMIITNLKLDNFFSQREKFFNFDIIVKEISIFKNSLESINRNNIKNEFGIDTYNELNEIEDLFHKKENFLEKFKSFHASSLNSAHFIYDLNQYLLDDDSLDKELKLVINSTLFMIMQEFININHNEKAILNNLSKIEIYTKDIDKSQLKLMVKHVRNILTNVKKIIKIKNSTEELNLDNKLKQLNDNLIYKYNEKLYYQLIISIFFFIIILLSFIMIFLEHKKSQKVKKELAAFKYAVENSDNSIILTDKEKNILYVNDIFEKTTGYKKSEAFGHKPEILSSGETPEETYKKLNKSLELGQRWEGEFVNKKKDGTLFYEKASIVPVFLDNEVANFLAIKLDITEYILQNESLKLSAAVFDNIQEGILVFNTNKEIITINKAFETMTGFKKGEIIGQTSDFMKSEYHDTLFFKKIEDEVREKGSWKGKITFKRRDETIIPFWTNVSTVKDKNGDVSKFIAVCTSLKDIIETQKKADFLAYHDSLTKLPNRVKLENDLNFSIKLAKRKEQHLYVLFIDLDRFKMINDSLGHSIGDELLKIIASRIKKVLRDSDIISRMGGDEFIVVLDSSRDKKSASYVCQRILNVVKESITIDNNILNTSASIGIAIYPDDGKDFTTLIKNADTAMYHAKSMGKNNFQYYNKQLSLNVSELLKIEQALKDAIRNNELYLNYQPQYDLISKQIIAFEALVRWENKELGSISPSKFIPIAEDTGLIIEIGKFVFETACKDYVELKNVNQNLKHIAINISSIQFKDENFVNDILEIVNRYNIEPSEIELEVTERYVMDYSGDNINSIQKFRDSGFRFSIDDFGTGYSSMSYLTKFPIDVIKVDKAFIDGTPEDNNNVLISKAIVALSKSLNYKVVAEGIEYSSQEDFLSSISCDYGQGYLFSKPLSIENALKILKS, from the coding sequence ATGAAAGAATCATACAATAAATATAAAAATCAAATAGATGTGATGATAATCACAAATTTAAAACTTGATAACTTTTTTTCTCAAAGGGAAAAGTTTTTTAATTTTGACATCATTGTAAAAGAAATAAGTATTTTTAAAAACTCTTTAGAAAGTATTAATAGAAATAATATTAAAAATGAATTTGGAATAGATACTTATAATGAATTAAATGAAATAGAAGACTTATTTCATAAAAAAGAAAATTTTTTAGAAAAATTTAAATCATTTCATGCTTCAAGTTTAAATTCTGCACATTTTATATATGATTTAAATCAATATTTGCTTGATGATGATTCTTTAGATAAAGAGTTGAAATTAGTTATAAATAGTACACTTTTTATGATAATGCAAGAATTTATAAATATCAATCATAATGAAAAAGCTATTTTAAATAATTTATCAAAAATAGAGATTTATACAAAAGATATTGACAAATCCCAGTTAAAACTTATGGTCAAACATGTTAGAAATATTTTAACTAACGTAAAAAAGATAATTAAAATAAAAAATAGTACAGAGGAATTAAACCTTGATAATAAGTTAAAACAGTTAAATGATAATCTAATTTATAAATATAATGAAAAGCTATATTATCAGTTAATTATCTCTATTTTCTTTTTTATAATAATACTTTTATCATTTATAATGATTTTTTTAGAACATAAAAAATCTCAAAAAGTTAAAAAAGAATTAGCAGCTTTTAAATATGCAGTTGAAAATAGTGATAATTCAATTATCTTAACAGATAAAGAAAAAAATATTTTATATGTTAATGATATTTTTGAAAAAACAACTGGTTATAAAAAGAGTGAAGCTTTTGGTCATAAGCCAGAGATCCTAAGTTCAGGTGAAACTCCTGAAGAAACATATAAAAAACTAAATAAAAGTTTAGAATTAGGCCAAAGATGGGAAGGTGAATTTGTAAATAAGAAAAAAGATGGAACACTATTTTATGAAAAAGCTTCAATTGTTCCAGTATTTTTAGATAATGAAGTAGCAAATTTTCTTGCAATTAAACTTGATATTACAGAATATATATTACAAAATGAGAGTTTAAAACTTTCTGCCGCTGTATTTGACAATATTCAAGAGGGAATTTTGGTATTTAATACAAATAAAGAGATTATAACAATAAATAAAGCATTTGAAACAATGACAGGATTTAAAAAAGGTGAGATTATTGGGCAGACATCTGATTTTATGAAGTCAGAATATCATGATACACTTTTCTTTAAAAAAATAGAAGATGAGGTTCGTGAAAAAGGTTCATGGAAAGGTAAAATAACTTTTAAAAGAAGAGATGAAACTATAATACCTTTTTGGACAAATGTGTCAACAGTAAAAGATAAAAATGGAGATGTAAGTAAATTTATTGCAGTTTGTACTAGTTTAAAAGATATTATTGAAACTCAAAAAAAGGCTGATTTTTTAGCTTATCATGATAGTTTAACAAAATTACCAAATAGAGTTAAATTAGAAAATGATTTAAATTTTTCAATAAAACTAGCAAAACGAAAAGAACAACATCTATATGTTTTATTTATTGATTTAGATAGATTTAAAATGATTAATGATTCTTTAGGACATTCAATTGGAGATGAATTATTAAAAATAATTGCATCTAGAATTAAAAAAGTATTAAGAGATTCTGATATTATCTCAAGAATGGGGGGAGATGAGTTTATAGTTGTATTAGATTCATCAAGAGACAAAAAATCTGCAAGTTATGTTTGTCAAAGAATTTTAAATGTAGTAAAAGAATCAATTACAATAGATAATAATATTTTAAATACTAGTGCAAGTATTGGTATTGCTATATATCCTGATGATGGGAAAGATTTTACCACACTTATAAAAAATGCAGATACTGCAATGTATCATGCTAAAAGTATGGGAAAAAACAATTTTCAGTATTACAATAAACAACTTTCATTAAATGTTAGTGAATTATTGAAAATTGAACAAGCATTAAAAGATGCTATTAGAAATAATGAATTGTATTTAAATTATCAACCTCAATATGATTTAATTTCTAAACAAATCATTGCATTTGAAGCCTTAGTTCGATGGGAAAATAAAGAATTAGGATCTATATCTCCTTCTAAATTTATACCAATTGCTGAAGATACAGGTTTGATAATAGAGATAGGGAAATTTGTATTTGAAACAGCTTGTAAAGATTATGTAGAGTTAAAAAATGTAAATCAAAATTTAAAACATATAGCTATTAATATCTCATCTATTCAATTTAAAGATGAAAATTTTGTAAATGATATATTAGAGATAGTAAATAGATATAATATTGAACCTTCAGAAATTGAACTTGAAGTTACTGAAAGATATGTTATGGATTATTCAGGAGATAATATAAACTCAATTCAAAAATTTAGGGATTCAGGTTTTAGATTCTCTATAGATGATTTTGGTACAGGGTATTCTTCTATGAGTTATTTAACAAAATTCCCAATTGATGTTATAAAAGTAGATAAAGCATTTATCGATGGCACTCCTGAAGATAATAATAATGTTCTGATTTCAAAAGCAATTGTTGCACTTTCTAAAAGTTTAAATTATAAAGTAGTTGCTGAAGGAATTGAATATTCAAGTCAAGAGGATTTCTTATCTTCTATTAGCTGCGATTATGGACAAGGATATTTATTCTCAAAACCTTTAAGCATAGAAAATGCTTTAAAGATTTTAAAAAGTTAA
- a CDS encoding cytochrome-c peroxidase, which translates to MKHILILISFAFFLNATNITPIPNKIDFDYKKALLGKKLFFETKLSIDNTISCATCHDLNNGGDDGLKTSFGVEGKIGDVNAPTVLNSVFNFSQFWDGRAKDLKEQAAGPIENPVEMAHNFYNLVKNLNNTEYKKDFEIIYDDGITKENIVDAIAEFEKTLITPDSRFDKFLKGDETALTEYEKEGYEIFKNKGCIACHHGINVGGNHYNKFGALSHIESTNLGRYNITKDEEDKYYFKVPTLRNVELTSPYFHDGREDSLKDAVETMALVQLGRPITNEEINKIVAFLKTLTGKLEIIK; encoded by the coding sequence ATGAAACATATTTTAATATTAATATCATTTGCTTTTTTTTTAAATGCTACAAATATTACTCCTATTCCTAACAAAATAGATTTTGATTATAAAAAAGCATTATTAGGTAAAAAACTTTTTTTTGAAACAAAACTATCAATTGATAATACTATTTCATGTGCTACATGTCACGATTTAAACAATGGTGGAGATGATGGATTAAAAACATCATTTGGTGTTGAAGGGAAAATAGGTGATGTAAATGCACCTACAGTTCTAAATTCAGTATTTAACTTTTCTCAATTTTGGGATGGTAGAGCAAAAGATTTAAAAGAACAAGCTGCAGGTCCAATAGAAAACCCTGTAGAGATGGCACATAATTTTTATAATTTAGTTAAAAATTTGAATAATACAGAATATAAAAAAGATTTTGAAATAATTTATGATGATGGAATAACAAAAGAAAATATAGTTGATGCTATTGCAGAATTTGAAAAAACATTAATAACTCCAGATTCAAGATTTGATAAATTTCTAAAAGGTGATGAAACAGCACTTACTGAATATGAAAAAGAGGGTTATGAAATATTTAAAAACAAGGGTTGTATTGCGTGTCACCATGGGATAAATGTAGGGGGAAATCATTACAATAAATTTGGAGCACTTTCTCATATTGAAAGTACAAATTTAGGAAGATATAATATTACTAAAGATGAAGAAGATAAATATTATTTTAAAGTTCCAACTTTAAGAAATGTAGAATTAACTTCTCCATATTTTCATGATGGAAGAGAAGATAGTTTAAAAGATGCTGTTGAAACCATGGCTTTAGTACAATTAGGCAGACCTATAACTAATGAAGAGATTAATAAAATAGTAGCTTTTTTAAAAACATTAACTGGTAAGTTAGAGATTATAAAGTGA